The Mycolicibacterium flavescens genome has a segment encoding these proteins:
- a CDS encoding bile acid 7-alpha dehydratase yields MDADKAQIAEVLIRYATGIDFKDWKLFRTCWADDVDIDYGDLGTFTDADAFTTLMEQIHGGMGQTYHRISNIVVDVSADRATARSYVHAVLKAVPDDDGSWIDALGHYDDELARTADGWRIVKRTTNIARVMSAAGVAQ; encoded by the coding sequence GTGGACGCCGATAAAGCGCAGATCGCCGAGGTCTTGATCCGTTACGCGACCGGAATCGACTTCAAAGACTGGAAGCTGTTCCGCACGTGCTGGGCCGACGACGTCGACATCGACTACGGCGACCTGGGCACGTTCACCGACGCCGACGCCTTCACCACGCTGATGGAGCAGATCCACGGCGGCATGGGGCAGACGTATCACCGCATCTCCAACATCGTTGTCGACGTGAGCGCCGACCGGGCCACGGCGCGGTCCTACGTGCATGCCGTGCTGAAGGCCGTGCCGGACGACGACGGAAGCTGGATCGACGCGCTCGGCCACTACGACGACGAGCTCGCCCGAACTGCGGACGGATGGCGGATCGTCAAGCGCACCACCAACATCGCGCGGGTGATGAGCGCGGCCGGCGTGGCGCAGTGA
- the acr1_2 gene encoding short-chain dehydrogenase of uncharacterised substrate specificity, whose product MSTGFATRYGPWAVIAGASEGIGAEMADQLASRGLNLVVIARNGALLDQVAAAARDRHGVQVHVLVQDLTAPDIVATVATATEGLEVGLVVYNAGASDRTTTFLENDLDYSLKQVALDCIGPMALARHFGPAMVERGRGGVVIVASLACLAGSATLAVYSAVKAFQHTFAEGLWAELGPHGVDVCCTPLGMTYTPALARMGVEYDPQTQMRSEDVAAEIIANIGNGPTYVVGENNRAMASQVWTIDRRTLVEMISAASTDFAAKRKG is encoded by the coding sequence GTGAGCACCGGGTTCGCCACGCGGTACGGCCCGTGGGCCGTCATCGCGGGGGCGTCGGAGGGCATCGGCGCTGAGATGGCGGACCAATTGGCCTCACGCGGGCTCAATCTCGTCGTGATCGCGCGCAACGGCGCTCTGCTCGACCAGGTCGCCGCCGCGGCGCGGGATCGGCACGGCGTGCAGGTGCACGTACTTGTGCAGGACTTGACCGCCCCCGACATCGTCGCCACGGTGGCTACCGCCACGGAGGGTCTCGAGGTGGGGCTGGTCGTCTACAACGCCGGCGCCTCCGATCGCACGACGACGTTTCTGGAGAACGACCTCGACTACTCGCTCAAGCAGGTCGCGCTCGACTGCATCGGGCCGATGGCGCTGGCCCGTCACTTCGGGCCCGCGATGGTCGAGCGCGGTCGCGGCGGCGTCGTGATCGTCGCGTCGCTGGCCTGTCTGGCCGGGTCGGCCACGCTCGCGGTGTATTCCGCGGTGAAGGCGTTCCAACACACGTTCGCCGAGGGACTGTGGGCCGAGCTTGGTCCCCACGGCGTGGACGTCTGCTGCACGCCGCTCGGCATGACCTACACCCCGGCGCTGGCCCGGATGGGTGTCGAATACGACCCGCAGACGCAGATGCGCTCGGAGGACGTCGCCGCCGAGATCATCGCGAACATCGGCAACGGCCCCACCTACGTCGTCGGTGAGAACAACCGCGCCATGGCATCTCAGGTGTGGACAATCGACCGGCGCACGCTGGTCGAGATGATCAGCGCCGCCTCAACCGATTTCGCCGCCAAGAGGAAGGGCTGA